A single genomic interval of Geotrypetes seraphini chromosome 1, aGeoSer1.1, whole genome shotgun sequence harbors:
- the PLAC8 gene encoding placenta-specific gene 8 protein, translating into MSVITTQPQLSVAAAHSHWQTGLFDCCSDCGVCVCGTFCFLCLGCQVANNMDECCLCGTSVAMRTLYRTRYHIQGSICKDFMSSMCCLLCSVCQLKRDINRRKEQGIF; encoded by the exons ATGTCTGTAATTACAACACAACCACAACTTTCTGTGGCAGCAGCACATAGCCACTGGCAGACTGGATTGTTCGACTGCTGTAGTGACTGTGGAGTGT GTGTGTGTGGGACTTTCTGTTTCCTGTGCCTGGGATGTCAAGTTGCCAATAACATGGACGAGTGCTGTCTATGTGGAACCAGTGTGGCCATGAGGACTCTCTACAGAACTCGATACCACATTCAA GGCTCCATCTGCAAAGACTTCATGAGCAGTATGTGTTGCCTCTTGTGTTCAGTATGCCAACTCAAAAGGGATATCAACCGAAGAAAAGAACAAGGCATCTTTTAG